From Bombus huntii isolate Logan2020A chromosome 4, iyBomHunt1.1, whole genome shotgun sequence, one genomic window encodes:
- the LOC126864925 gene encoding kelch domain-containing protein 10 homolog isoform X2 produces the protein MYTFKPFVFIKHEAQSIERPKARSGHRIVCDHKNLYSYGGFNPCIPDTDPDMQNDQTWISSKPLFKEVWKFNLVTQQWKRLPGQNNMPNELASNAVILRGNALMVYGGTGVPFGHSCSNHLYVCNVNNGRMYIVPAKGDLPEPQYGQALICHGSYLYTVGGTTGYEYTCDIHRFDLRAGIWETVYICSGRDQSEPTGRYRHELAFDGKLIYVLGGGTATEAFGFSEIPAFDLETNKWIILNTYGDNDDNTVPEPRRCHGSVQYTNEKTGVTSVVISGGYNGDHVFSDVWRLDLNLLQWTCLRKCILPCPVYFHSAALTPEGRMYTFGGIVKENNKVVRTDAVHSVWLTIPKLSEICWQALIHYYPDLRHKSQDELLHMGIPLKFVQRID, from the exons AGAAGTGGACATAGAATAGTCTGTGATCAtaagaatttatattcttatGGAGGGTTTAATCCCTGTATCCCTGATACTGATCCTGATATGCAAAATGATCAGACATGGATCTCTAGTAAACCACTCTTCAAAGAAGTCTGGAAGTTCAATCTTGTTACACAACAATGGAAACGCTTACCAGGTCAAAATAATATGCCCAATGAGTTGGCATCGAATGCAGTGATTTTAAGGGGCAATGCCTTGATGGTTTATGGTGGAACTGGTGTACCATTTGGTCATAGTTGTAGCAATCATCTGTATGTGTGTAATGTTAATAATGGTAGAATGTACATAGTTCCTGCAAAAGGAGATCTACCTGAACCCCAATATGGACAAGCTTTAATATGTCATGGgtcatatttatatactgtCGGTGGTACTACAGGATACGAATATACTTGTGATATTCATAGATTTGATCTTAGGGCTGGTATTTGGGAGACTGTTTATATATGTTCTGGAAGAGATCAGAGTGAACCTACAGGACGATATAGACACGAATTAGCTTTTGATGGGAAACTTATATATGTTTTGGGAGGAGGAACAGCTACAGAAGCATTTGGTTTTTCG GAAATCCCTGCTTTTGACCTAGAAACAAATAAATGGATAATATTAAACACATATGGTGATAACGATGATAATACAGTGCCAGAACCTAGACGTTGTCATGGATCTGTGCAATATACAAATGAAAAAACAGGTGTCACATCAGTAGTAATCTCTGGAGGATATAATGGAGATCATGTCTTCTCTGATGTTTGGAGATTAGATTTAAATCTGTTACAATGGACATGTTTAAGGAAATGTATACTTCCATGTCCTGTGTATTTTCATTCTGCAGCTCTTACTCCGGAAGGACGCATGTATACATTTGGTGGTATCGTTAAGGAAAATAATAAG gttgtaaggacAGATGCAGTTCATTCTGTTTGGTTAACAATTCCTAAATTATCAGAAATATGTTGGCAAGCATTAATTCATTACTATCCAGACTTAAGGCACAAGTCACAGGATGAATTGCTTCACATGGGTATACCCTTAAAATTTGTGCAAAGAATTGATTG A
- the LOC126864925 gene encoding kelch domain-containing protein 10 homolog isoform X1, with amino-acid sequence MYTFKPFVFIKHEAQSIERPKARSGHRIVCDHKNLYSYGGFNPCIPDTDPDMQNDQTWISSKPLFKEVWKFNLVTQQWKRLPGQNNMPNELASNAVILRGNALMVYGGTGVPFGHSCSNHLYVCNVNNGRMYIVPAKGDLPEPQYGQALICHGSYLYTVGGTTGYEYTCDIHRFDLRAGIWETVYICSGRDQSEPTGRYRHELAFDGKLIYVLGGGTATEAFGFSEIPAFDLETNKWIILNTYGDNDDNTVPEPRRCHGSVQYTNEKTGVTSVVISGGYNGDHVFSDVWRLDLNLLQWTCLRKCILPCPVYFHSAALTPEGRMYTFGGIVKENNKVVRTDAVHSVWLTIPKLSEICWQALIHYYPDLRHKSQDELLHMGIPLKFVQRIDWYDA; translated from the exons AGAAGTGGACATAGAATAGTCTGTGATCAtaagaatttatattcttatGGAGGGTTTAATCCCTGTATCCCTGATACTGATCCTGATATGCAAAATGATCAGACATGGATCTCTAGTAAACCACTCTTCAAAGAAGTCTGGAAGTTCAATCTTGTTACACAACAATGGAAACGCTTACCAGGTCAAAATAATATGCCCAATGAGTTGGCATCGAATGCAGTGATTTTAAGGGGCAATGCCTTGATGGTTTATGGTGGAACTGGTGTACCATTTGGTCATAGTTGTAGCAATCATCTGTATGTGTGTAATGTTAATAATGGTAGAATGTACATAGTTCCTGCAAAAGGAGATCTACCTGAACCCCAATATGGACAAGCTTTAATATGTCATGGgtcatatttatatactgtCGGTGGTACTACAGGATACGAATATACTTGTGATATTCATAGATTTGATCTTAGGGCTGGTATTTGGGAGACTGTTTATATATGTTCTGGAAGAGATCAGAGTGAACCTACAGGACGATATAGACACGAATTAGCTTTTGATGGGAAACTTATATATGTTTTGGGAGGAGGAACAGCTACAGAAGCATTTGGTTTTTCG GAAATCCCTGCTTTTGACCTAGAAACAAATAAATGGATAATATTAAACACATATGGTGATAACGATGATAATACAGTGCCAGAACCTAGACGTTGTCATGGATCTGTGCAATATACAAATGAAAAAACAGGTGTCACATCAGTAGTAATCTCTGGAGGATATAATGGAGATCATGTCTTCTCTGATGTTTGGAGATTAGATTTAAATCTGTTACAATGGACATGTTTAAGGAAATGTATACTTCCATGTCCTGTGTATTTTCATTCTGCAGCTCTTACTCCGGAAGGACGCATGTATACATTTGGTGGTATCGTTAAGGAAAATAATAAG gttgtaaggacAGATGCAGTTCATTCTGTTTGGTTAACAATTCCTAAATTATCAGAAATATGTTGGCAAGCATTAATTCATTACTATCCAGACTTAAGGCACAAGTCACAGGATGAATTGCTTCACATGGGTATACCCTTAAAATTTGTGCAAAGAATTGATTGGTATGATGcataa